A section of the Deinococcus cellulosilyticus NBRC 106333 = KACC 11606 genome encodes:
- a CDS encoding helix-turn-helix domain-containing protein, with amino-acid sequence MISTKTFVDTVTYRPGAVILYPGKSDMLYRVSSGLVRVHTMDDEGNGLTLRYVKPGEYFGEEALSGVDRKYFAEAVTNSSVDVINPALLGAEDTVQVTNHLVNVINRAYENIYRLVGKRLRSRIAAELLELKDTALATKQDNGEILIYATHDELAAAVGSVRETVTKVVGELSREGVIHAGYGRVILADLDALRNIAAE; translated from the coding sequence ATGATCTCGACCAAAACTTTTGTAGATACTGTGACTTACCGCCCCGGTGCAGTCATTCTCTATCCTGGAAAATCTGACATGCTGTACCGCGTTTCCAGCGGTCTGGTGCGCGTCCACACCATGGACGACGAAGGAAACGGCCTGACTTTGCGCTACGTTAAACCCGGAGAGTACTTCGGAGAAGAAGCCCTCTCTGGTGTGGATCGCAAATACTTCGCAGAAGCCGTGACCAACTCCAGCGTGGACGTGATCAATCCCGCCCTGCTGGGTGCTGAAGACACCGTACAGGTGACCAACCACCTCGTCAACGTGATCAACCGGGCCTACGAAAACATCTACCGTCTGGTCGGCAAGCGCCTGAGAAGCCGCATCGCCGCCGAACTGCTGGAACTCAAGGACACTGCCCTGGCCACCAAACAGGACAACGGCGAAATCCTGATCTATGCCACCCACGATGAACTCGCTGCTGCAGTGGGCTCTGTGCGTGAAACCGTCACCAAAGTGGTCGGTGAGCTCTCCAGAGAAGGGGTCATTCACGCCGGGTATGGCCGCGTGATCCTGGCCGACCTCGACGCCCTGCGCAACATCGCCGCAGAGTAA
- a CDS encoding class I SAM-dependent methyltransferase → MSFYSRLSVVYDRLFPGSENQVQFLRPLLKGRVLDVGAGTGTLMQKLAPGLDHIDGLESSPDMLEQAHFKLQETPNARMTLGDMRDLKGLFSGPYDSIYCVGNTLVHLDGPEEIRGFLKQTLDLLRPGGTLILQTVNYDRVLKEEVRTLPLLQREKISFQRKYAPLGDRIVFIGTLTQNGQLVGEETTLLYPLTFEELKKWLIQTGYTDLKFHGDFDQRPFEPEGPALIAVARKPWASHINFDQITGQVGR, encoded by the coding sequence ATGAGCTTTTACTCCAGACTCAGCGTTGTGTATGACCGGCTTTTTCCAGGTTCGGAAAATCAGGTGCAATTCCTGAGGCCACTGTTGAAAGGACGGGTACTGGATGTGGGTGCAGGGACAGGAACCCTGATGCAGAAACTTGCACCTGGGCTGGACCACATCGATGGGCTGGAGTCCTCACCAGACATGCTGGAACAGGCACACTTCAAGCTGCAGGAGACGCCCAATGCTCGAATGACGCTGGGAGACATGAGGGACCTGAAAGGTCTGTTTTCTGGTCCCTATGACAGCATTTATTGTGTGGGAAACACCCTGGTTCACCTTGATGGCCCTGAGGAAATCCGTGGGTTTTTGAAGCAGACCCTGGATCTCCTCAGGCCAGGTGGAACGTTGATCTTGCAGACGGTCAATTATGATCGGGTGCTCAAAGAAGAGGTGAGGACTCTTCCGCTGTTGCAGAGAGAAAAAATCAGTTTCCAGCGCAAATATGCCCCACTGGGAGACCGCATTGTTTTCATTGGTACACTGACGCAGAACGGTCAACTCGTTGGAGAAGAAACCACGTTGCTTTACCCTCTGACTTTTGAAGAATTGAAGAAATGGCTGATCCAGACAGGGTACACAGACCTGAAGTTCCATGGGGATTTTGACCAGCGGCCCTTTGAACCGGAGGGGCCTGCACTGATTGCTGTGGCCAGAAAACCATGGGCATCCCACATCAATTTTGATCAGATCACAGGTCAGGTGGGCAGGTAA